In Bacteroidales bacterium, one genomic interval encodes:
- the rpsO gene encoding 30S ribosomal protein S15: MNYLTAEKKLDLFTEYGKSNTDTGSPEGQIALFSYRISHLTEHLKTHRKDYGTQRALLKLVGKRRRLLDYLKERDIERYRAIIKALNLRK, translated from the coding sequence ATGAACTATTTGACTGCAGAAAAAAAATTGGATCTTTTTACAGAGTACGGAAAGTCTAATACCGATACTGGTTCTCCAGAAGGCCAGATAGCGTTATTTTCCTACCGTATTAGCCACCTCACGGAGCACCTTAAAACTCATAGAAAAGACTATGGTACACAGCGTGCACTGTTGAAGCTAGTGGGTAAGCGGAGAAGGCTACTCGATTATCTTAAGGAACGTGATATCGAAAGATACCGCGCTATTATAAAAGCGCTAAACTTGAGAAAGTAA